In the Leptotrichia sp. oral taxon 212 genome, one interval contains:
- a CDS encoding glycosyltransferase family 1 protein, giving the protein MKKISLELQWAVGKKTGVGWYIYNIVKELSKSDRNDYIAEFINFMGRHDVKSQIDYDIKIKQNKMLTYTMYNFLTKKLNIRHNLIFGTKSDIYHFFNFTIPKNIKGKVINTIYDTVFISAPETMGDRKELEEYKYGAQKSDLIITISESAKNDIIKNLGVTEDKIEIVHPGIDLENYSQKYEKEELERIRKKYNLPSEYILYLGTIEPRKNIERIIKAFIKYKEKVDDDLKFVIVGKKGWKYENIMKLIESMGTDIIITGYIDEEDKIPIYKLAQFFTFPSLYEGFGMPVLEAMAAGVPVVTSNVSSLPEVAGDAAILVDPLNEDEIFEAYKKIRNDSNYREEMILKGYEQAKKYQWKYSAKKLEEIYDKI; this is encoded by the coding sequence ATGAAAAAAATATCGTTAGAATTACAATGGGCTGTCGGGAAAAAAACAGGAGTAGGATGGTACATCTATAATATAGTTAAGGAACTGAGCAAATCAGATAGAAATGATTATATAGCTGAATTTATAAATTTTATGGGAAGGCATGATGTAAAAAGTCAGATAGATTACGATATAAAAATAAAGCAGAATAAAATGCTTACTTATACAATGTATAATTTTTTAACAAAAAAACTGAATATAAGGCATAATCTTATTTTCGGAACAAAGTCAGATATATATCATTTTTTTAATTTTACTATTCCGAAAAATATAAAAGGTAAAGTGATTAATACCATTTATGATACAGTTTTTATTTCTGCTCCTGAAACAATGGGGGATAGAAAAGAACTTGAAGAGTATAAATACGGAGCTCAAAAATCAGATTTGATAATTACAATATCTGAAAGTGCAAAAAATGATATTATAAAAAATCTTGGTGTTACTGAAGATAAGATAGAGATAGTGCATCCAGGTATAGATTTAGAAAACTATTCCCAAAAATATGAAAAAGAAGAGCTTGAAAGAATAAGAAAAAAATATAATTTGCCTTCAGAATATATATTGTATTTAGGAACAATAGAACCAAGAAAAAATATAGAAAGAATAATAAAAGCCTTTATAAAATATAAAGAGAAGGTCGATGATGATTTAAAGTTTGTAATTGTAGGGAAAAAAGGATGGAAATATGAGAATATTATGAAATTAATAGAGTCAATGGGAACAGACATTATAATAACAGGTTATATTGATGAAGAGGATAAAATACCTATTTATAAACTTGCACAGTTTTTTACATTTCCATCATTGTATGAAGGTTTTGGAATGCCGGTTCTGGAAGCTATGGCGGCAGGAGTGCCTGTGGTTACTTCAAATGTGTCGTCTTTACCTGAAGTTGCAGGAGATGCCGCAATTTTAGTTGATCCTTTAAATGAAGATGAAATTTTTGAAGCATATAAAAAAATACGGAATGACAGTAATTACAGAGAAGAAATGATACTAAAAGGATATGAACAGGCTAAAAAATATCAGTGGAAATACTCTGCAAAAAAACTTGAGGAAATATATGATAAAATCTAA
- a CDS encoding glycosyltransferase family 4 protein translates to MILFQAQSLGENIEKYYIFFDDENVEFNWNGINCIGIRKNKFRFISLNKLINKKFKNKKYIIHSHNYLMSFFLLKKTDIFTVHDGLYYQSNAVNHKLQNLFKYIEKKVYKKSKLVHFISKFSKEKSLYEGKNFKIIYNTTPFEQVIKKNIPEDNWKKGKRKIFTVRSIEERADIDLLIELAKIKRDYDIKVAGKGPLLEKYREEIQKNQLENIELLGYVPDEEVGTFYKSSDLVTVLAKYGEGFGLPIIEGYLYNKPVFASDVCAIPEIIIDKDFLVKNNVEDLESKIEKYYKEAPGYNFKKYYEENFSYDKILKKYRQMYDKFC, encoded by the coding sequence GTGATTTTATTTCAGGCTCAATCCTTAGGAGAAAATATAGAAAAATATTATATTTTTTTTGATGATGAAAATGTTGAATTTAACTGGAATGGAATAAACTGTATTGGAATAAGGAAAAATAAATTCAGGTTTATCAGTTTGAATAAATTAATAAATAAAAAGTTTAAAAATAAAAAATATATTATACATTCTCATAATTATCTTATGAGCTTTTTTCTTTTAAAAAAAACAGATATTTTTACAGTACATGATGGACTTTATTACCAATCTAATGCAGTAAATCATAAATTACAAAATTTATTTAAATATATCGAGAAGAAAGTTTATAAAAAATCGAAACTAGTACATTTTATTTCAAAATTTTCAAAAGAAAAATCTTTATATGAAGGAAAAAATTTTAAAATTATATATAATACGACTCCTTTTGAACAGGTTATTAAAAAAAATATACCGGAAGATAACTGGAAAAAAGGTAAAAGAAAAATTTTTACTGTCCGGAGCATTGAAGAGAGAGCAGATATCGATTTATTAATAGAATTAGCAAAAATAAAAAGAGATTATGATATTAAAGTAGCTGGTAAAGGGCCGTTATTAGAAAAATACAGGGAAGAAATACAAAAGAATCAGTTAGAAAATATCGAATTGCTGGGATATGTTCCAGATGAAGAAGTTGGAACATTTTATAAAAGCTCTGATTTAGTAACCGTTTTAGCAAAATATGGTGAAGGGTTTGGATTACCGATAATAGAAGGATATCTTTATAATAAACCGGTTTTTGCTTCAGATGTCTGTGCTATTCCGGAAATTATAATAGATAAGGATTTTTTAGTAAAAAATAATGTTGAAGATTTAGAAAGTAAAATAGAAAAATATTATAAAGAAGCTCCAGGTTATAATTTTAAAAAATATTATGAAGAAAACTTTTCTTATGATAAAATATTAAAAAAATATAGACAAATGTATGATAAATTTTGTTAA
- a CDS encoding glycosyltransferase, with protein sequence MEVEKNSFIYPSFPRVFKNFEVICKASEILENKNIKNFKVYLTIDGSENIYSKEIAEKYNKLECVKFIGLQLRENLMKYYNKTETVIFPSKIETWGLPVTEAKEFKKKLILADLPYAHETLGNYQNVFFFNPDSAEELAVKMESVITEKNINFDGNICKNIEQPYCNNWKELFEIVLKK encoded by the coding sequence ATGGAAGTTGAGAAAAATAGTTTCATTTATCCCAGCTTTCCAAGAGTCTTTAAAAATTTTGAGGTAATTTGTAAGGCGTCTGAAATCCTTGAAAATAAAAATATTAAAAATTTCAAGGTTTATTTGACAATAGATGGCAGTGAAAATATTTATTCAAAAGAAATAGCTGAAAAATATAATAAACTTGAATGTGTCAAATTTATTGGGCTGCAGTTAAGAGAAAATTTAATGAAGTATTACAATAAGACAGAAACAGTTATATTTCCTTCTAAAATTGAAACATGGGGATTACCGGTTACTGAGGCAAAAGAGTTCAAGAAAAAGCTGATTTTAGCTGATTTGCCCTATGCACATGAAACATTGGGAAATTATCAAAATGTATTTTTCTTTAATCCTGATTCAGCTGAAGAACTGGCTGTAAAAATGGAATCAGTTATTACAGAAAAAAATATTAATTTTGATGGGAATATCTGCAAAAATATAGAACAGCCTTACTGTAATAACTGGAAAGAACTTTTTGAGATAGTTTTAAAAAAGTAA
- a CDS encoding HAD family hydrolase: MSFKTKLKRRRNRKSSYNKKNIYRDNLKYAKINNYLFDIIESLKNNYYIALVTTASKQNSEEILEFFNKKEVFELFIFAENVEKKKPDPEGFIKAMEYFNISPENTLIFEDSDIGIKAAQRSGANIMKIEKF; encoded by the coding sequence ATTTCTTTCAAAACTAAACTTAAAAGAAGAAGAAATAGAAAAAGTTCATATAATAAAAAAAATATTTATAGAGATAATTTAAAATACGCTAAAATAAATAATTATCTGTTTGATATTATCGAATCTTTAAAAAATAATTATTATATAGCATTAGTTACAACTGCTTCTAAACAAAATAGTGAAGAGATATTAGAATTTTTTAATAAAAAAGAAGTTTTTGAATTATTTATTTTTGCAGAAAATGTTGAGAAAAAAAAACCTGATCCCGAAGGATTTATTAAAGCAATGGAATATTTTAATATTAGTCCTGAAAATACTTTGATTTTTGAAGACTCTGATATAGGAATAAAAGCTGCACAAAGAAGCGGAGCTAATATAATGAAAATAGAAAAATTTTAA
- a CDS encoding HAD hydrolase-like protein, protein MKKTKMIICDLDGTLFDTSEVNYQAYKKSLNEMGYELNYSFFIKECYGKHYKEFLSKLNLKEEEIEKVHIIKKIFIEII, encoded by the coding sequence ATGAAAAAAACTAAAATGATTATTTGTGATTTAGATGGTACTTTATTTGATACATCGGAAGTAAATTATCAAGCATATAAAAAATCATTAAATGAAATGGGATATGAGTTGAACTACAGTTTTTTTATAAAAGAATGTTACGGAAAACATTATAAAGAATTTCTTTCAAAACTAAACTTAAAAGAAGAAGAAATAGAAAAAGTTCATATAATAAAAAAAATATTTATAGAGATAATTTAA
- a CDS encoding lysylphosphatidylglycerol synthase transmembrane domain-containing protein: MNIIFLVGAIIFLFLAHIARIQRWKLFINIYEEPKTKNLIQALSVGHFINLFIPFRVVGDIFRAIYSGKKMKNKYSFSFSTVIVDRILDVIVVGIIFLIFFLFNDSHEAVKKNLIFYMFLSFLIFLTVIVVYGLKKYVKIFSLKLASLFNQSIELNLLKFMWSLIWNFKDIFLKINKVKMVTTTISMWILYIFSYYSFSLFLIEKGYNFTLIGVFTLMFSNDVFGLISQSMKPILYYSYIFLGVPIFLLLIYSKFIRSKSDSFTKYSNEKYLNLLPNLNSKERLQFLEKYFMDKDKTYINNYLKINQNINIIRDFSAGSNATTMLCMKGDKIFYRKYAFEDREKLYDQIRWIEKIQKKGLPLPKIIEQEKTKEYCYYDMEYDSNAVVLFEYVHSMPYEKGWNITKKALEALNEFVYIENVRKADKETIEKYIDSKVTINLKKILEANTIKKLSGYDEIIINGRAYKNLKYYLGYLSKEYLYEIFKNDIYSELHGDLTIENIVCTRDEDGEDSFYIIDPNTGNIHDSPNLDYGKLLQSIHGGYEFMMKTYEINVEENKINFLFTKSHTYVYFFEKLNEYMNLKFDKETVRSIYFHEIIHWLRLLPYKIKIDKERVLMFYSGLLMILHDVIEMYGDENEKN; this comes from the coding sequence ATGAATATAATTTTTTTGGTTGGAGCTATAATATTTTTATTTTTAGCTCATATTGCAAGAATTCAAAGATGGAAGTTATTTATAAATATTTATGAAGAACCAAAAACCAAAAATTTGATACAAGCATTATCAGTTGGACATTTTATAAATTTATTCATACCATTTAGAGTAGTTGGAGATATTTTTAGAGCCATTTATTCAGGTAAAAAAATGAAAAATAAGTATTCTTTTTCATTTTCAACGGTAATAGTTGATCGAATATTGGATGTTATAGTGGTAGGAATAATATTTTTAATATTTTTTTTATTTAATGATTCACATGAAGCGGTAAAAAAAAATCTGATTTTTTATATGTTTTTATCATTCTTAATATTTTTAACAGTAATAGTTGTTTATGGATTGAAAAAATATGTAAAAATATTTTCTTTAAAATTAGCTTCTTTGTTTAATCAAAGTATAGAGCTTAATTTACTGAAATTTATGTGGTCTTTAATTTGGAATTTTAAAGATATATTTTTAAAAATAAACAAAGTAAAAATGGTTACAACAACTATATCTATGTGGATTTTATATATTTTTTCATATTATTCTTTTTCGTTATTTTTGATTGAAAAAGGATATAATTTTACTTTAATTGGTGTTTTTACCTTGATGTTTTCAAATGATGTATTTGGTCTAATTTCTCAAAGTATGAAACCAATTTTGTATTATTCCTATATTTTTTTAGGTGTTCCTATATTCTTATTATTAATTTATTCGAAATTTATAAGAAGTAAGTCAGATTCCTTTACAAAATATTCAAATGAAAAATATTTGAATCTATTACCAAATTTAAATAGTAAAGAAAGATTACAGTTTCTGGAAAAATACTTTATGGATAAAGATAAGACATACATCAATAATTATTTAAAAATAAATCAGAATATTAATATTATAAGAGATTTTTCTGCAGGATCAAATGCAACAACAATGTTATGTATGAAGGGGGATAAAATATTTTATAGAAAATATGCATTTGAAGATAGGGAAAAATTATATGATCAGATAAGATGGATTGAAAAAATACAAAAAAAAGGCTTGCCTTTACCTAAAATCATTGAACAGGAGAAAACAAAAGAATATTGTTATTATGACATGGAATATGATTCCAATGCTGTAGTTTTATTTGAATATGTTCATTCAATGCCTTATGAGAAAGGTTGGAATATAACAAAAAAAGCATTAGAAGCGTTAAATGAATTTGTTTATATTGAAAATGTCCGAAAAGCTGATAAAGAAACAATAGAAAAATATATAGACTCAAAAGTTACTATAAATCTAAAAAAAATACTTGAAGCAAATACAATAAAAAAATTATCAGGATATGATGAAATAATTATAAATGGAAGAGCGTATAAAAATTTAAAATATTACTTAGGATATCTGTCAAAAGAATATCTTTACGAAATATTTAAAAACGATATATATTCTGAATTACATGGAGATTTAACAATTGAAAATATTGTTTGTACAAGAGACGAAGATGGAGAAGACAGTTTTTATATAATAGATCCTAATACAGGAAATATACATGATTCACCTAACTTAGATTATGGGAAATTATTACAATCAATACATGGTGGATATGAATTTATGATGAAAACTTATGAAATAAATGTAGAGGAGAATAAAATCAATTTTCTTTTTACTAAATCCCATACATATGTTTATTTTTTTGAAAAATTAAATGAGTATATGAATTTAAAATTTGATAAGGAAACAGTAAGGAGCATTTATTTTCATGAAATAATACACTGGTTAAGATTACTTCCTTATAAAATTAAAATAGATAAAGAGAGAGTACTGATGTTTTATTCGGGACTTTTAATGATATTGCACGATGTTATAGAAATGTATGGTGATGAAAATGAAAAAAACTAA
- a CDS encoding glycosyltransferase family 2 protein, with amino-acid sequence MENINLIIPMAGGGTRFKKEGIEMPKPLINLNGKPFFFWATQSIVKFLKVEKLIFIVLKEHVEKYEIDKKILEYYPEAQLKVIDKVLNGAVLTCLEGVELIDNDNPILFNDCDHAFLCNFFYEFCKINNFNEVDGGLLTFKSNDSRYSYVALDENDNVIQTMEKKVISNQAICGAYYFKNKDIFKISANEYLDNCSYDEYFMSGIYNIMIKNKMQIKFFSTDLHISFGTPVEYEESKKYDLKQFL; translated from the coding sequence ATGGAAAATATAAATTTAATAATACCTATGGCTGGCGGAGGAACAAGGTTTAAAAAAGAAGGGATTGAAATGCCTAAACCCTTGATTAATTTGAATGGGAAACCTTTTTTCTTTTGGGCAACACAATCAATTGTAAAATTTTTGAAAGTGGAAAAATTAATATTTATTGTATTGAAAGAGCATGTTGAAAAATATGAAATTGATAAAAAAATTTTAGAATATTATCCTGAAGCTCAATTAAAGGTTATTGATAAAGTATTAAATGGAGCCGTTTTGACGTGTCTGGAAGGCGTAGAATTGATAGATAATGATAATCCTATTCTGTTTAATGATTGCGATCATGCTTTTTTATGTAACTTTTTCTATGAATTTTGCAAAATTAATAATTTTAATGAAGTTGATGGTGGTTTATTAACATTTAAATCCAATGACTCAAGGTACAGTTATGTTGCTCTTGATGAAAATGATAATGTAATTCAGACAATGGAGAAAAAAGTTATAAGTAATCAGGCAATTTGTGGAGCATATTATTTTAAAAATAAAGATATTTTTAAAATTTCTGCAAATGAATATTTGGATAATTGTAGCTATGATGAGTATTTTATGAGCGGAATTTATAATATTATGATTAAAAATAAAATGCAAATAAAGTTTTTTTCAACAGATTTACATATATCTTTTGGGACACCTGTTGAGTATGAAGAATCAAAAAAATATGATTTGAAACAATTCTTATAA
- a CDS encoding NAD(P)-dependent oxidoreductase, with protein sequence MKILITGAAGFIGSQLAYRLWKDKNELILVDNFSYGKEDNLIFPDYDFRDEIIRMDIRDREGIGSLLKNGDVDYVYNIAGIAPLPDCQSNPQEAIDVNTTGFVNILENSRKFGVKKIIQASTNAIYENDKNFPTKEDKFELPTLIYPNTKYVAERFAQSFCDTYGMSVTCIRFANVYGPHIDCLRKQPPFVAYMIRELYYNRIPIFHSDGNQRRDYVYVDDLIDLAIAVQKGEGFDCVNCSSLTNYSVNEMYEIASKIMQKDIKPEYANDAHYWEKYPELYEGFYKIKDSILKEEINKYSLCDNTYAKNKYNWSPKINIEKGLRKVIEYQCNLLSKLKV encoded by the coding sequence ATGAAAATATTAATAACAGGAGCTGCCGGATTTATCGGCTCTCAACTTGCATATCGTTTATGGAAAGACAAAAATGAATTAATTCTTGTTGATAATTTTTCTTATGGAAAAGAAGATAATCTTATTTTTCCAGATTATGATTTTAGAGATGAGATAATTAGAATGGATATTCGAGATAGAGAGGGTATAGGTTCATTACTAAAAAATGGAGATGTAGATTATGTTTATAATATTGCAGGAATTGCTCCACTTCCAGATTGCCAGTCTAATCCACAGGAAGCAATAGATGTTAATACAACAGGTTTTGTAAATATACTGGAAAACAGCAGAAAGTTCGGGGTAAAAAAAATAATTCAAGCAAGTACAAATGCGATTTATGAGAATGATAAGAATTTTCCGACTAAAGAAGATAAATTTGAGCTTCCTACATTGATTTATCCAAATACCAAATATGTTGCAGAAAGATTTGCTCAATCTTTTTGTGATACTTATGGAATGAGTGTTACTTGTATCCGTTTTGCAAATGTTTACGGACCTCATATAGATTGTTTAAGAAAACAGCCTCCTTTTGTTGCTTATATGATTAGAGAACTCTATTATAATAGAATTCCAATTTTTCATTCGGATGGAAATCAAAGAAGAGACTATGTATATGTAGACGATCTTATAGATTTAGCAATTGCAGTTCAAAAAGGAGAAGGTTTTGATTGTGTTAACTGCTCTTCATTGACAAATTATTCTGTAAATGAGATGTATGAAATTGCATCAAAAATAATGCAAAAGGATATTAAACCAGAATATGCTAATGATGCTCATTATTGGGAAAAATACCCTGAACTTTATGAAGGTTTTTATAAAATAAAAGACTCTATCTTAAAAGAAGAAATTAATAAATATTCCCTTTGCGATAATACATATGCAAAAAATAAGTATAACTGGTCTCCTAAGATAAATATTGAAAAAGGTCTTAGAAAGGTTATTGAATATCAATGTAATTTATTGAGCAAGCTAAAAGTATAA